In a single window of the Melanotaenia boesemani isolate fMelBoe1 chromosome 22, fMelBoe1.pri, whole genome shotgun sequence genome:
- the LOC121634024 gene encoding uncharacterized protein LOC121634024, translating to MAAIDLEVGLECNGRGWGQERPEMTDNFDSEMQEWEDQLQDIQRKIEELYNEVQARRGANDISTDNQKNGSSLECGLGNHGNVLFVPGHCSENHPGDITVPCHYSNSCKYSIDGYGCPVSHHNGYSYCSSNGVSEIGDLLQDYLGKGKQMSRKNNGARHVHFSDTIKVSQDNLAYQDESRRRLENQRMGREQFLVSSEETENRKNRLCNMRSSPCRDRSPNKESTGSKPPLGQRDAPAAQARSQLPVTTAESPSLDRKSFGPGVLGDKKCSSPSVLRKFGAMLQENEGKTLTNSGVVTHQGSAPEAKCPTPSCQRRAFGAAGVAGRVPMRVPTQKSQADSDALTAEIEPSQERGLVLDFGRQNYKDQRGGYSSSKWSQLGPQQAQRRSQVPGSPKMRPRANSGADRDGGLVQGEKTRKPAHQHADSKIDYRTSSASPGTQRIQRGQELPGCGRLRDDGLIELLDMLEIQHEYSSSPRTGYTAYRQEPQQINPAELSPAKPKKSFSRPARPANQRPPSRWASRTPTARITAPSGPIYRPPSPLTRTPSPMTRTPSPAPRHRPLITYSLQPETVIM from the exons ATGGCAGCCATCGATCTGGAGGTTGGGCTGGAGTGCAACGGCCGGGGATGGGGGCAAGAAAGGCCAGAAATGACAGACAACTTTGACTCAGAGATGCAAGAGTGGGAGGATCAACTGCAGGACATCCAGAGAAAAATCGAAGAG ctttacaATGAAGTTCAGGCCCGCAGAGGAGCAAACGACATCTCCACTGACAACCAGAAAAATGGCAGCTCGTTGGAGTGTGGGCTTGGGAACCATGGCAACGTCCTTTTTGTGCCCGGCCACTGCAGTGAGAATCACCCTGGAGATATAACCGTGCCATGTCACTATAGTAACAGCTGTAAATACAGCATCGATGGGTACGGCTGCCCTGTGAGTCATCACAATGGCTACAGTTACTGCAGCTCCAACGGGGTCTCGGAGATTGGAGATTTACTGCAGGATTATTTGGGGAAAGGGAAACAAATGAGCCGGAAGAACAACGGTGCTCGCCACGTG caCTTCAGTGACACAATCAAAGTGAGCCAGGATAACCTCGCATACCAGGATGAGAGCAGAAGACGATTGGAAAATCAAag GATGGGACGAGAGCAGTTTTTGGTCAGTTCTGAGGAAACCGAAAACAGGAAGAATCGATTATGTAACATGAGGAGCTCTCCCTGCAGAGATCGTTCCCCTAACAAGGAAAGCACAGGTTCAAAACCGCCTCTTGGACAAAGGGATGCTCCTGCTGCACAAGCACGCTCGCAGCTCCCAGTTACAACAGCTGAGTCTCCTTCTCTGGACAGGAAGTCCTTCGGTCCAGGTGTTCTGGGAGACAAGAAATGCAGCAGCCCTTCTGTTCTCAGGAAGTTTGGAGCCATGCTTCAGGAGAACGAGGGCAAAACACTCACCAACTCAGGAGTAGTGACCCATCAAGGCTCTGCCCCAGAGGCAAAGTGTCCCACTCCTAGCTGTCAGCGCAGAGCTTTTGGAGCTGCTGGAGTTGCCGGCAGGGTGCCCATGCGTGTGCCTACTCAAAAAAGCCAAGCAGATTCCGACGCGCTGACAGCAGAGATAGAGCCCAGCCAAGAACGGGGTTTAGTATTAGACTTTGGTCGGCAGAACTACAAGGATCAGAGAGGAGGTTACAGCAGTTCTAAATGGTCTCAACTTGGTCCCCAGCAGGCCCAAAGGAGATCACAGGTGCCAGGGAGCCCAAAGATGAGACCTAGGGCTAACAGTGGGGCAGACAGAGATGGAGGGTTGGTTCAAGGGGAGAAAACAAGGAAGCCTGCACACCAACATGCGGACTCCAAAATTGACTACAGGACTTCAAGTGCTTCCCCTGGAACTCAGAGGATCCAGAGGGGACAAGAGTTGCCAGGTTGTGGCCGTTTGAGGGATGACGGACTTATTGAGCTTCTGGACATGCTTGAGATCCAACACGAGTACAGCTCCAGTCCCAGAACAGGATACACAGCTTACAGACAGGAGCCACAGCAG atAAATCCAGCTGAGTTGTCCCCAGCCAAGCCCAAGAAGAGCTTCTCTCGCCCTGCACGGCCAGCCAACCAGCGACCTCCTTCCAGATGGGCCAGTCGCACTCCTACTGCCAGAATCACTGCCCCATCAGGCCCAATCTACCGCCCCCCAAGCCCCCTGACTCGTACCCCAAGCCCCATGACTAGAACCCCAAGTCCTGCACCAAGGCACCGGCCTCTCATTACCTATTCTCTTCAGCCTGAGACTGTCATTATGTGA